Within Caproicibacterium argilliputei, the genomic segment CTACACAAGCCGGCGGGTCACGTTATGCTTTCACTTTTTCTAACGCCTGCCGAATATCAGCCAAAATATCCTCGATGTTTTCAATGCCAACCGACATCCGAATCATATCCGCACTGATACCGGCATCAAGCAGCTGCGCATCCGTCAGCTGACGGTGCGTGGTACTTGCCGGGTGCAAAACACTGGTACGAAGATCAGCCACATGAATCACCATGGACGCCAGTTTTAGCGATTCCATGAACTTCGCTGCGGCGGCGCGCCCGCCTTTCACGCCAAACGAAATGACCCCACAGGAACCATGCGGCATATACTTCTGCGCCAGCTGATAATACGGACTACTTGCAAGGCCTGGATAATTGACCCAGCTGATGCGTGAATCCTTCTCCAGGAACTCTGCCACTTTCTGCGCATTGGCACAATGCCGTTCCATGCGCAGCGCCAAGGTTTCCAACCCAAGATTTAAGAGAAACGCGTTTTCCGGCGCAGCCTGGCAGCCCAGATCCCGCATTAGGTGCACACGTGCCTTCACAATATAAGCTGCCTTGCCAAAACGCTCTGTGTAAACCATCCCATGGTAGGACGCATCCGGTTCTGTCAACATCGGGAAGTTGCCGTTGGTCCAATCAAACCGGCCGCTGTCTACAATGGCACCGCCAATCTGCACGGCATGACCATCCATATACTTCGTTGTGGAGTGAACCACAACATCAGCACCAAACTGAAACGGCCTGCAGTTAATCGGGGTCGGGAATGTATTGTCTACAATCAGCGGAACGCCGTGTGCATGTGCAACTTTCGCGTACAGTTCCAAATCCGTAACGACCAGGGCTGGATTTGCCAGTGTCTCACAGTAAACCACACGGGTGTTCGGCTGCATGGCGGCTTCCAGTTCTGCTTCCGCGGCATCCGGCGCGACAAAAGTTACATCAATGCCCATATCACGCATGGTTTTGTTAAAGAGATTAAATGCACCGCCGTAAATGGCGCTGCTGCTGACAATATGATCCCCTGCTTTGCAAATGTTGAGAACCGCAATAAAGATTGCAGACATTCCGGAAGAGGTTGCGACACAGCCAACGCCACCTTCCAAAGCAGCAATTTTCTTTTCCACTGCATCGATGGTGGGGTTGGAAATTCGCGTGTAAAAGTAACCGTCGTCTTCCAAATTGAATAGACGACCCATTTCCTCTGCATTGTCATAGTAAAAAGTGGTACTCTGCACAATGGGAAGAACTTGCGGTTCCCCGCTTTTCGGCGTATAGCCAGAATGGATACACGCAGTATCCGGCCTGTAAGATTGATCCATTTTCTGCACTTCCTTGTTCGTATTAAGAAGCCCGTTTTCGGGCATGAAATGACAAATTCCGCTCAGGCAAAAAAGCCTTTCAACCAGCCAGCAGCTGCATCAGAAGCAAAAACGACCCCCGCGACCAACAAAATAAACAGAATTGCAGAGAAAGCCCGCCAGAACATCCGCTTTCGGCGCGGCATGACTTCGAACACTTCTCCTTTGACACGGTAAGTCTGCGGCTTTCCTTCCGGTTCTAGCGACTGATCCGGCGCAGCCTCCGTTTCCGGTGATGGAAACACCACGTTTCGCAGTTCCTCTGCCTCGCGCCAACGGCAGCAGGGCACATAAAAATTGTACACTTCCGCACCGGTATTGCCCGCAGAAACCGCCGGTCGTTTTTCATAAGGAACGCCATGATCCTGCAGCAATCCCTCCAGCATACCGGATTTTGCTCCCTGTGCGGTAGCAAGGCGCACCGGTGTCTCTGCCTGCGGTTCTTCCAGCCGGCGATTGCCGCACACCGGACATTCTTTTTCGCAAAGCACATGGCAGTTCGCACAATACCGCATAGGGCACCTCCGTTTGCTGACTCTCTGCAAATTTTCTTTAATACATTTTATTATACGCCGAATTCTGTCGGTTCACAAGGTTTTCCGCATGAATTTGCAGCAGATTTCGCACCGACACATTCGCTGTGTTTAGTCGGGAAACGGATGCAGAACTGCCTGACACGCCACTTCATTTGCCGCCAGCATGCCGCTTTGCAGGGCTCCCTGCATCCACCCCGGTTGCGTGGATACGGCGTCGCCTGCAAATAAAACGCGGCCGTCATATTCCGGTTGTGCGGCAGCAAGTGCAAATGCAGTTCGCTGCCCCGGCGCAAAACGTGGAAACGCACCGTAAAAGCCAGCCTCGTCAGCCCAACAAAGCGTTTTGCATCGCAAAACCACAGGGTCCAGTTCGTGTTCTGCCAATCCGTGAATCCGCTCTATCTGGCGCTTCGTCCATGCTGCGCGCTGCGCTGCGGGCACAGCGCCAAGCACCACCGCATCCTGTCCAAAGCTAACAGATGCCGTCAAAACACGAATATCTGTGGGTACGTCACCGCTGGGAACCGGACCATTCGGATACCACACAGTCTGCACCGGCAGATCCGTAACGGAACGCCCGCCGTGAATACCGTCTTCGCACCAAAACGGCGTTTTGCAGAGAAACAGGGTCTTTTGTGCCGGCATACTCTGCACCTCCCGAATGACCTGCATCTTTTCTGGACTGAACGCCGGCGAAATCTGCAGAGTTCGCAGGGCGGGAAAGGGAACCGTGGAAATTACATAATCAAAATCCTGCAGTTCCTCTGCAGACTGCCCCTGCTCCCGAAAAAACAGCCGCACGCGGTCGGGGAAGCCGCCCTCGATTCGAACAACGGCCGCCCCCTGCCGAAAACACACATTGCCAAGTCTTTTTCGCTCAAACGGCTGGTATTCTGGCGGATTCGGCATTGCCAGCGAACGTTGGAACGCCTCGGGCAGACTACTTGCACCGCCCTCGATTTGATACAAGCAGGAATCTGTTTCCAAATAGCTCCGGCTCCAGTTGCAGCTGCAGTTGTTCCATGCCGCATTGTGCAGCGCCAAAGTAGAAAGCAATTCCATGCCACCGTTGCTCAAACGATTCTTCTCCAAAATCTGGCGCAGGCTGAGATGGTCATACTGCCAATACCGGTCACAGTACTGCTGCTTAATCTGCAGAATTTCACGTCGTTCTTCCGGAAGCAGGCGCAGTAAATCATGGTGTACATAAACCTGCATCCACTGCTCCCACGGCAGTCCTTTTTCACATTTGGTCAACCGATACTGTGGGTACAGATAGGCTTTCACCCCCAAACCCAGCGGATCATTGCGAATCCGGATGCCCCGGTCATAGATATATCCGCTTACCGCTGAAGCACAGGGACGGGTTTTCAGGTGGAATAAATCCACATAGTGCCACACCGTTTGGTGTGCCACCGGTACCACAGCGCCGCCCAGTTCTCCGTAAAGGGATTTCCCCTTATCGAAATAATAGGTGTAAACCCTGCCGCCGATGCGCTCTTTTTGCTTCTCAAAAACCGTAATGTCAAATCCCAGTTTGCGCAGCTCAAATGCAGCAGAAAGCCCCGCAAGACCTGCCCCGATTATAGCTGCCTTTTTCCCTTTACACAGCGCCGGCGTTGCCAATTTTAGAATCGAATTCGGCGGATTCAGCAGGTTCACAATATTCCAAAAATCTTCCGGATGACCGCCCTCTGTCAGCGCCTGTTCCAACAACTGATACCGATCGGAACTGCTGGGGTTTGGCTGTGCTTCGACAAGTGGAATTTCCGTTGCTCACACGCCCTTTCCGATATTCTTCCTATCTAAGGATATCAAAAAGGCGCTTGCGCTATGCCTGTTCCCCTGTGTCAACGCCCTAATTTATTTGCAAAAGCGCTGCAAAAGAGGAAGAAGCAAACTTCTGTTTTGATTGCAGCTCATGAAACAGGCACCGAAGTCTGCAATTGTTCTGCAGACCTCGGTGCCTGTTTCTTATGTATCCTACCCATCGTCAAGACGTATAACTATCAATCACCCGCTCTGCCGATGAGGATACATAAGGCCCAATGGGCATTCCCTGCTTTGGCTCAAAGCCAAGTGAAGTGGTCCATTGATTATCTTCCCAGCAGTAACTGCCTGCTTTCCCTTTGATGAAAAAGTACAGCCCATATGTATTTTCGCTGTCGCTAGCCTCTTTCCTTTCCAACTTGCATGACTGAAGCTTCGACAAAAGTGCCGCGATTTCTGCAGAATCGGTCAATGTGTGAGTACCGTCATCCTCATCCGCATTGATTTCAGCGTTGCGTTTGCACTTTTGCAGCATGATTTTTTCAACCTGCCAGTCAGATGTGCCAAAAATTTTTCCAAAAGTAGTTTCTTTCGGAGAATAAGCATCCGCCTTTGGTGCGGAAAGGAGCCTATCGTATTCCTCGGCAATCACTTGATCCGCTTTTGGCGAGTCATACACGCCCAGCGGCCACAAAGCATAAGCACTGTCGTCTTTTCTGATGCCTTTGCTTGAAAAATCATGCTGTTCCCAGCTATACCAAGCAGCGTCCTGCCGCGCGGCTTCACCGACATTTCCCAATGTGTCATCCGTAAAGCGCAGCACCGGCGCATTCGATGTTTTCTGCTGTTTGCGCTGATAGGTCAGCGTGCAATCCTTCAGCTTGCTTGCCACCTCATGCACCTGCCAAGGCAGATCCAACACCAATTCCTTAGAGGATGCATTTTTCTGCAAAATCATATGCGTTACATGGGTGCCACCGGTTTCCGCCTCTCCCTCACGGGGTGTCCAAAGCATCCATTGAAATTTGATTTTTGCGAGGTTGTGCATCCCCGCCGCAACGGCAGACGTTGTTTCACCGGAACCTGCCTTGTCAGAGGCTGC encodes:
- a CDS encoding flavin monoamine oxidase family protein; the encoded protein is MEQALTEGGHPEDFWNIVNLLNPPNSILKLATPALCKGKKAAIIGAGLAGLSAAFELRKLGFDITVFEKQKERIGGRVYTYYFDKGKSLYGELGGAVVPVAHQTVWHYVDLFHLKTRPCASAVSGYIYDRGIRIRNDPLGLGVKAYLYPQYRLTKCEKGLPWEQWMQVYVHHDLLRLLPEERREILQIKQQYCDRYWQYDHLSLRQILEKNRLSNGGMELLSTLALHNAAWNNCSCNWSRSYLETDSCLYQIEGGASSLPEAFQRSLAMPNPPEYQPFERKRLGNVCFRQGAAVVRIEGGFPDRVRLFFREQGQSAEELQDFDYVISTVPFPALRTLQISPAFSPEKMQVIREVQSMPAQKTLFLCKTPFWCEDGIHGGRSVTDLPVQTVWYPNGPVPSGDVPTDIRVLTASVSFGQDAVVLGAVPAAQRAAWTKRQIERIHGLAEHELDPVVLRCKTLCWADEAGFYGAFPRFAPGQRTAFALAAAQPEYDGRVLFAGDAVSTQPGWMQGALQSGMLAANEVACQAVLHPFPD
- a CDS encoding O-acetylhomoserine aminocarboxypropyltransferase/cysteine synthase family protein — protein: MDQSYRPDTACIHSGYTPKSGEPQVLPIVQSTTFYYDNAEEMGRLFNLEDDGYFYTRISNPTIDAVEKKIAALEGGVGCVATSSGMSAIFIAVLNICKAGDHIVSSSAIYGGAFNLFNKTMRDMGIDVTFVAPDAAEAELEAAMQPNTRVVYCETLANPALVVTDLELYAKVAHAHGVPLIVDNTFPTPINCRPFQFGADVVVHSTTKYMDGHAVQIGGAIVDSGRFDWTNGNFPMLTEPDASYHGMVYTERFGKAAYIVKARVHLMRDLGCQAAPENAFLLNLGLETLALRMERHCANAQKVAEFLEKDSRISWVNYPGLASSPYYQLAQKYMPHGSCGVISFGVKGGRAAAAKFMESLKLASMVIHVADLRTSVLHPASTTHRQLTDAQLLDAGISADMIRMSVGIENIEDILADIRQALEKVKA